The Hymenobacter oligotrophus genome has a window encoding:
- a CDS encoding DUF1573 domain-containing protein, translating to MKRTLFSTLLVTGLLFTGACNQQKTEVGEAGMNVAATQAADAANPTVDNPNVAAETEAPNPNAPVMTFAEPEHDFGTIQPNSVVKHTFEFTNTGKTPLLIDNAQASCGCTVPSWPKDPVAPGQKGKIEVQFDAHGKTGMQNKQITITANTQPSTTQLTIKGNILPDGANGPVRQ from the coding sequence ATGAAACGCACCCTGTTTTCGACCCTGCTGGTAACTGGCCTGCTCTTTACGGGCGCTTGCAACCAGCAAAAAACCGAGGTAGGCGAAGCCGGCATGAACGTGGCCGCCACCCAAGCTGCCGATGCCGCCAACCCTACGGTAGACAACCCCAACGTAGCGGCCGAAACGGAAGCGCCGAACCCGAACGCGCCGGTGATGACGTTTGCCGAGCCCGAGCACGACTTCGGCACCATTCAGCCCAACTCCGTGGTGAAACACACCTTTGAGTTCACCAACACGGGCAAAACGCCGCTGCTGATCGACAACGCGCAGGCCTCGTGCGGCTGCACGGTGCCCAGCTGGCCCAAAGACCCGGTAGCCCCGGGCCAGAAAGGCAAGATTGAAGTTCAATTTGATGCCCACGGCAAAACGGGCATGCAAAACAAGCAAATCACCATCACGGCCAACACCCAGCCGAGCACCACGCAGCTCACCAT
- a CDS encoding isocitrate/isopropylmalate dehydrogenase family protein, which yields MHTITLIPGDGIGPEITRAVQDIFAAAQVPVQWEEQNAGQTTYDQSGELIPQALLESLERNCVALKGPITTPVGKGFRSINVTLRQKYDLYQNLRPAKTTEGVPTRYSGVDIVLFRENTEGLYSGLEVYDEPRGIADSFNRISVEGSRKICRAAFAYAAKHGRKKVTLAHKANILKMAGKLMLDAAQEASREFPQIQFEDKIIDNMCMQLVTKPEQFDVIVTTNLFGDILSDLCAGLVGGLGVVAGANIGDDMAIFEAVHGSAPDIAGKGIANPTALLRSALLMLEHLGEKEYATRIETALNETLRHKEQCTGDLGGPATTQQFAQNVINNLR from the coding sequence ATGCATACTATCACCCTCATTCCTGGCGACGGCATCGGCCCCGAAATAACCCGTGCCGTGCAGGACATTTTCGCTGCCGCGCAAGTGCCCGTGCAGTGGGAAGAACAAAACGCTGGCCAGACCACCTACGACCAATCGGGTGAGTTGATTCCGCAAGCCCTGCTCGAGTCGCTCGAGCGCAACTGCGTGGCCCTGAAAGGCCCCATTACTACTCCGGTAGGCAAGGGCTTTCGCTCCATCAACGTAACGCTGCGCCAGAAGTACGACCTGTACCAAAACCTGCGCCCCGCCAAAACCACCGAAGGCGTACCTACGCGCTACTCGGGCGTTGACATTGTGCTGTTCCGCGAGAACACCGAAGGCCTGTACTCGGGCCTAGAAGTATACGACGAGCCCCGCGGCATTGCCGACTCGTTTAACCGCATTTCGGTAGAGGGCTCGCGCAAGATTTGCCGTGCGGCTTTTGCCTACGCTGCCAAGCACGGCCGCAAAAAGGTAACGCTGGCCCACAAAGCCAACATCTTGAAAATGGCCGGCAAGCTAATGCTGGATGCCGCGCAGGAAGCTTCGCGCGAGTTCCCGCAAATTCAGTTCGAGGACAAGATCATCGACAACATGTGCATGCAGCTCGTGACCAAGCCCGAGCAGTTTGACGTGATTGTGACCACCAACCTGTTTGGCGACATCCTGTCGGACCTATGCGCTGGCTTGGTGGGCGGCCTAGGTGTGGTAGCCGGCGCCAACATCGGCGACGACATGGCCATCTTCGAAGCGGTGCACGGCTCGGCCCCCGACATTGCTGGCAAAGGCATTGCCAACCCTACCGCTTTGCTGCGCTCGGCTTTGCTGATGCTGGAGCACCTAGGCGAGAAGGAGTATGCTACGCGCATCGAAACGGCCCTGAACGAAACGCTGCGCCACAAGGAGCAGTGCACCGGCGACCTAGGCGGCCCGGCCACCACGCAGCAGTTTGCCCAAAACGTAATCAACAACCTGCGCTAA